A genomic stretch from Achromobacter spanius includes:
- a CDS encoding ParB/Srx family N-terminal domain-containing protein, with product MTSQPARFLPLHPVARLLAALFLPLALAACNGGSDDDNDDAVPPVVVAPPVEQPTPEPEPETPTRNTAYLNTKAGDVIQVRIEELRPTQAAIGYDQIYYKLGRWQGDFNRSWAGDDARKLDYLDRTVGKKFDDYCEDMGGTERAAAFADLAAAQAARLDDPSTFTCLDAPGTHTENLKTVVVGWDGNLYLTDGHHTFSSLREIFDGGPKLPVWVKVDANYSDLTTAAAFWQRMVDERRAWLRDGQNQPITVDQLPTRLGLASADEAGGMQEDRYRSLVYFTRDIAYENGSLPEFAEFLWGDWLRRQAAGGQLPTLDQYRMMAPATPAQILAVSTFNASLVPGGANDSYAAAVRDASLKMGALADTDIVFDDRQAASLGRIPLAANVAAGVSIKDQRDVLEELPRVDVKADGSPRNAGKLWFAVHYRACGKPAAGTCWGW from the coding sequence ATGACCTCTCAACCTGCCCGCTTCCTGCCCCTACACCCTGTCGCGCGCCTGCTGGCCGCGCTTTTTCTGCCGCTGGCGCTCGCCGCGTGCAACGGCGGCAGCGATGATGACAATGACGACGCCGTGCCGCCGGTCGTCGTCGCGCCGCCGGTAGAGCAACCCACTCCCGAGCCCGAACCCGAAACGCCAACGCGCAACACGGCCTACCTGAACACCAAGGCCGGCGACGTCATCCAGGTGCGAATTGAGGAATTGCGGCCCACGCAGGCGGCCATCGGCTACGACCAGATCTACTACAAGCTGGGCCGCTGGCAAGGCGACTTCAACCGTTCCTGGGCCGGCGACGACGCCCGCAAGCTGGATTATCTGGACCGCACCGTTGGCAAGAAGTTTGACGACTACTGCGAAGACATGGGCGGCACCGAGCGCGCGGCCGCGTTTGCCGACCTGGCGGCAGCCCAAGCGGCGCGCCTGGACGACCCCAGCACGTTCACCTGCCTGGACGCGCCCGGCACACACACCGAAAACCTGAAGACCGTGGTGGTCGGCTGGGACGGCAACCTGTACCTGACCGATGGCCATCACACGTTTTCGTCGCTGCGCGAGATTTTCGATGGCGGCCCCAAGCTGCCCGTGTGGGTCAAGGTGGACGCCAACTACAGCGACCTGACGACCGCTGCCGCGTTCTGGCAACGCATGGTCGACGAGCGTCGCGCCTGGCTGCGCGACGGACAGAACCAGCCCATCACCGTGGACCAACTGCCCACCCGCCTGGGCTTGGCCAGCGCCGACGAAGCGGGCGGCATGCAGGAAGACCGTTACCGCTCGCTGGTGTACTTCACGCGCGACATCGCCTACGAAAACGGCAGCCTGCCGGAGTTTGCGGAGTTCCTGTGGGGAGACTGGCTGCGCCGGCAAGCCGCGGGCGGCCAACTGCCCACGCTGGACCAGTACCGCATGATGGCGCCCGCCACGCCCGCGCAGATCCTGGCGGTCAGCACGTTCAATGCGTCGCTGGTGCCCGGTGGCGCGAACGACAGCTACGCCGCCGCCGTGCGCGATGCCTCGCTGAAAATGGGCGCGCTGGCCGACACCGACATCGTGTTCGACGATCGCCAGGCCGCCAGCCTGGGCCGCATTCCCTTGGCGGCGAATGTGGCGGCGGGCGTGTCCATCAAGGATCAGCGCGACGTGCTGGAAGAATTGCCGCGCGTTGATGTCAAGGCCGATGGCTCGCCACGCAACGCCGGCAAGCTGTGGTTCGCCGTGCATTACCGCGCTTGCGGCAAGCCGGCGGCGGGTACCTGCTGGGGTTGGTAG
- a CDS encoding nicotinate phosphoribosyltransferase produces the protein MNAPEPLTVKNGINPFLQADFYKTGHPFQYPKGTNKILANFTPRSARLAPVLPELYDDKIVWFGLQGFIKEILIDLFNREFFGKPAGAAVRQYQRRVDNALGKGAVTVDHLQALYELGYLPLEIRSVPEGARIDIRVPPVTFINTHPDFAWLVTYIETLFSCESWKPSTVATIAFEYRKLLTYFARLTGSPMDFVNWQGHDFSMRGMSGLYDARKSGAGHLLSFTGTDTIPAIDYLEDIYGADSDRELVGGSVPATEHSVMCLGSKEGEIETIRRLVTQVYPAGIVSVVSDTWDFWQVVTDFAAALKPEILSRQPDAFGNAKVVFRPDSGDPVKILTGYFCTDVPSVDDGDALAAARRDGAEAVRDAGTGQYWLLDDKAHATQTLREAEVKGAVQCLWDLFGGVVTERGYKLLDSHVGLIYGDSITLARGRDILVRLERKGFASGNVVLGIGSYTYQYLTRDSFGWALKATYAEVNGEPEELVKDPVTDSGVKRSAKGLLRVEETATGYVLHDQQTPEQAAGGALVPVFRDGQLLVEQNLAQIRERLQGSWVCPEPGSIAWPQR, from the coding sequence ATGAATGCCCCCGAACCCCTCACCGTCAAGAATGGCATCAACCCCTTCCTGCAAGCGGACTTCTACAAGACGGGCCACCCGTTCCAGTACCCCAAGGGCACCAACAAGATCCTGGCCAACTTCACGCCGCGTTCGGCGCGTTTGGCCCCGGTGCTGCCTGAGCTGTACGACGACAAGATCGTCTGGTTCGGCCTGCAAGGCTTCATCAAGGAAATCCTGATTGACCTGTTCAATCGCGAATTCTTCGGCAAGCCGGCAGGCGCCGCCGTGCGGCAGTATCAGCGCCGTGTGGATAACGCGTTGGGCAAGGGCGCGGTCACCGTGGACCACTTGCAGGCCTTGTACGAACTGGGCTATCTGCCGCTGGAAATCCGGTCCGTGCCGGAAGGCGCGCGTATCGATATCCGCGTGCCGCCGGTCACCTTCATCAACACGCACCCCGACTTTGCGTGGCTGGTGACGTATATCGAAACCCTGTTCAGCTGCGAATCGTGGAAGCCGTCCACGGTGGCCACCATCGCCTTTGAATACCGCAAGTTGTTGACGTACTTCGCGCGCCTGACCGGCAGCCCGATGGACTTCGTGAACTGGCAGGGCCACGACTTTTCCATGCGCGGCATGTCGGGCCTGTACGACGCCCGCAAGAGCGGCGCGGGCCACTTGCTGTCATTCACCGGCACCGACACGATTCCCGCCATCGACTATCTGGAAGACATCTACGGCGCCGACTCCGACCGCGAACTGGTCGGCGGCTCGGTGCCGGCCACCGAGCACTCCGTGATGTGCCTGGGCAGCAAGGAAGGCGAGATCGAGACCATCCGCCGACTGGTCACGCAGGTGTACCCGGCGGGCATCGTGTCGGTGGTGTCGGACACCTGGGACTTCTGGCAGGTGGTGACGGATTTTGCCGCTGCGCTCAAGCCCGAAATCCTGTCGCGCCAGCCTGACGCCTTCGGCAACGCCAAGGTGGTGTTCCGCCCCGATTCCGGCGACCCCGTGAAGATCCTGACGGGCTACTTCTGCACCGATGTACCCAGCGTGGACGACGGTGACGCCTTGGCCGCCGCCCGCCGCGACGGCGCCGAGGCCGTGCGCGATGCCGGCACCGGCCAGTATTGGCTGCTGGACGACAAGGCCCACGCCACGCAAACGCTGCGCGAGGCCGAGGTAAAGGGCGCGGTGCAGTGTCTGTGGGACCTCTTCGGCGGGGTCGTGACGGAACGCGGCTACAAGCTGCTGGACTCGCACGTGGGCCTGATCTACGGCGACTCCATCACCTTGGCGCGTGGCCGCGACATTCTGGTCCGGCTTGAAAGAAAGGGCTTTGCATCGGGCAACGTGGTGCTGGGCATTGGCTCCTACACCTATCAGTACCTGACGCGCGACAGCTTTGGCTGGGCGTTGAAGGCGACGTATGCCGAAGTCAATGGCGAGCCCGAAGAACTGGTGAAGGACCCGGTGACGGATTCCGGCGTGAAGCGTTCAGCCAAGGGCTTGCTGCGGGTGGAAGAAACCGCCACGGGTTATGTGCTGCACGATCAGCAAACGCCCGAGCAAGCGGCGGGCGGCGCGCTGGTGCCGGTGTTTCGCGACGGCCAGCTGCTGGTTGAGCAGAACCTGGCGCAGATCCGCGAGCGGCTGCAAGGTTCGTGGGTGTGCCCCGAACCGGGCAGCATTGCCTGGCCGCAGCGTTGA
- the prs gene encoding ribose-phosphate diphosphokinase has protein sequence MFTITAVVEGQRITGTPAAFVFPGGESQVTVPASLRAQADAASAFRIHALLKSANDVMQLLMLTDALRRLNPAVPVHLDMPYVPYARQDRVCNPGEALGAAVFCKLINDQQYATVTVVEPHSDVTPALLQRLRVVDAAAFLKNALAAPAFAQGVTLMAPDAGARKRVQALAKALGVADVRYAEKVRDTRTGRITETRVPDDIPDQPVLVVDDICDGGRTFLELAAALGDKTRQPLYLYVTHGIFSKGLVELNARYAGIFTAYDWTDAEGADAPVLVNIEN, from the coding sequence ATGTTCACCATCACTGCGGTAGTAGAAGGACAACGCATCACCGGCACGCCGGCCGCGTTTGTATTTCCCGGCGGCGAAAGCCAGGTCACGGTGCCGGCCAGCCTGCGGGCCCAGGCCGATGCGGCCAGCGCGTTCCGCATCCACGCGCTACTTAAGTCGGCCAACGACGTCATGCAATTGCTGATGCTGACCGACGCCTTGCGCCGCCTGAACCCGGCGGTGCCGGTGCACCTGGACATGCCCTACGTGCCGTACGCGCGCCAGGACCGCGTCTGCAATCCCGGCGAAGCCTTGGGCGCCGCCGTGTTCTGCAAGCTGATCAACGATCAGCAATACGCCACCGTGACCGTGGTGGAACCGCACAGCGACGTGACGCCCGCGTTGTTGCAGCGCTTGCGCGTGGTGGACGCCGCGGCATTCCTGAAAAACGCGCTGGCCGCGCCCGCCTTTGCCCAGGGCGTTACGCTGATGGCCCCGGACGCAGGCGCCCGCAAGCGCGTGCAGGCCTTGGCCAAGGCGCTGGGCGTGGCGGACGTTCGCTATGCCGAAAAGGTGCGCGACACGCGGACCGGCCGCATCACTGAAACGCGCGTGCCTGACGATATTCCCGATCAGCCCGTGCTGGTGGTGGACGACATCTGCGACGGCGGCCGCACGTTCCTGGAACTGGCCGCCGCTCTGGGCGACAAGACCCGTCAACCGCTGTACCTGTATGTCACGCACGGCATCTTCAGCAAGGGCTTGGTCGAACTGAATGCCCGCTACGCCGGCATCTTCACCGCTTATGACTGGACGGATGCCGAAGGCGCGGACGCGCCGGTGCTCGTCAACATTGAAAACTGA
- the cyoD gene encoding cytochrome o ubiquinol oxidase subunit IV — MSSHMDNLADRGHHGNGHDHHDDDGASHGTMKSYVTGFILAGILTAIPFWLVMDRVFESSRTTALIILAFAMVQIVVHLVYFLHMDTKSESGWNMLALIFTLVLVVITLSGSIWIMYHLNSNMMPMSIHDMRNMP, encoded by the coding sequence ATGAGCTCGCACATGGATAACCTGGCTGATCGCGGCCACCATGGCAACGGCCATGACCACCATGACGACGACGGCGCCAGCCACGGCACCATGAAGAGCTACGTCACGGGGTTCATCCTGGCGGGCATCCTGACCGCGATCCCCTTCTGGCTGGTCATGGATCGCGTGTTCGAGAGTTCCCGCACAACCGCCCTGATCATCCTGGCGTTCGCCATGGTGCAGATCGTGGTCCATCTGGTGTACTTCCTGCACATGGACACCAAGTCCGAAAGCGGCTGGAACATGTTGGCGTTAATATTCACGCTGGTGCTGGTCGTAATCACGCTCAGCGGATCAATCTGGATCATGTATCACTTGAACTCCAATATGATGCCCATGTCCATACACGACATGCGGAATATGCCCTGA
- a CDS encoding porin, translating to MKKTLLAAAMLTAFTGIAQAEPSVTLYGVIDTGIGYNKIKGDGYSGSKLGMINGIQAGSRWGLRGSDDLGDGLRAVFKLESGFDSANGQRGQSGRLFGRQATIGLANDAWGSIDFGRQATIGSNYLADIDPFYTSYTQSNLGLGFSAANTMRWDNMVMYRTPSVNGFEFGIGYSFNADDTTADQTGFRTADNTRGITAGLRYVQGPLNVALTYDQLNGSNRSTTIDNDATPRQYALGVSYDLEVVKLAAAYGRTTDGWFVGQDLPAGTPFSDEFGTNRFVNGFKANAYMLGATLPTGAAGSLFASWQHVAPSNDKLTGGDANMNVYSVGYTYDLSKRTNLYAYGSYGTDYAFIDGLKSTAAGVGIRHQF from the coding sequence ATGAAAAAGACGCTGCTCGCCGCCGCGATGCTGACCGCTTTTACAGGCATTGCGCAGGCAGAACCGTCAGTCACCCTCTATGGTGTCATCGACACCGGCATCGGCTACAACAAAATCAAAGGCGACGGCTACAGCGGTAGCAAGCTCGGCATGATCAACGGCATCCAGGCCGGCTCCCGCTGGGGCCTGCGCGGATCCGACGATCTGGGCGATGGCCTGCGCGCCGTCTTCAAGCTGGAAAGCGGGTTTGACTCCGCCAACGGCCAACGCGGCCAATCGGGCCGCCTGTTCGGCCGCCAAGCCACCATCGGTTTGGCCAACGACGCCTGGGGTTCGATCGATTTCGGTCGCCAGGCCACCATCGGCTCGAACTACCTGGCCGACATCGACCCCTTCTACACCAGCTACACCCAGTCGAACCTGGGCCTGGGGTTCAGCGCGGCCAACACCATGCGCTGGGACAACATGGTCATGTACCGCACGCCGTCGGTGAATGGCTTTGAATTCGGGATCGGGTACTCGTTCAACGCCGACGACACGACCGCCGACCAAACGGGCTTTCGCACCGCCGACAACACGCGCGGCATCACCGCCGGCCTGCGCTACGTGCAAGGCCCGCTGAACGTTGCGCTGACCTACGACCAACTGAACGGTTCCAACCGCAGCACCACGATCGACAACGACGCCACGCCGCGCCAATACGCGCTGGGCGTGTCCTACGACCTGGAAGTGGTGAAACTTGCCGCCGCTTACGGCCGCACCACCGACGGCTGGTTTGTTGGCCAGGACCTGCCGGCCGGCACGCCCTTCAGCGACGAATTCGGCACCAACCGCTTCGTGAACGGTTTCAAGGCCAACGCCTACATGCTGGGCGCGACCCTGCCCACCGGCGCGGCCGGCAGCCTGTTCGCCTCGTGGCAGCACGTGGCCCCGTCCAATGACAAACTGACGGGCGGCGACGCCAACATGAACGTCTACAGCGTGGGCTACACCTACGACCTGTCCAAGCGCACCAACCTGTACGCCTACGGTTCGTACGGTACGGACTACGCGTTCATCGACGGCTTGAAGAGCACCGCCGCGGGCGTGGGCATCCGCCACCAATTCTAA
- the gvpU gene encoding gas vesicle accessory protein GvpU has translation MPIEASDTTANPAPSADAFLQFLVNLVNNGSQLESIGVTLQMGGMLVSGSIVSGAEYFDRFAASFTGSLDTLDADTRDGVRRSLAELGDVFRVPQPADPLPNYIHLADALFFMADGTPVAGQPTLWRGRTSSVDGFILGRLQSEAAS, from the coding sequence ATGCCTATCGAAGCTTCCGACACCACTGCAAACCCCGCCCCCAGCGCGGACGCCTTTCTTCAGTTTTTGGTCAACCTGGTGAACAACGGCAGCCAGCTTGAAAGCATCGGCGTCACGTTGCAAATGGGCGGCATGCTGGTGTCGGGGTCGATTGTGTCGGGCGCGGAATACTTCGACCGCTTCGCCGCCAGTTTCACGGGTTCACTAGATACGCTGGACGCCGACACGCGCGACGGCGTGCGCCGTTCGCTTGCGGAGCTGGGCGATGTCTTCCGCGTGCCTCAACCCGCGGACCCGCTGCCCAATTACATCCACCTGGCCGACGCCTTGTTCTTCATGGCGGATGGCACGCCCGTTGCCGGACAGCCGACGCTGTGGCGCGGCCGTACCAGCTCGGTGGATGGCTTCATTCTGGGCCGCCTGCAATCCGAAGCCGCCAGCTAG
- a CDS encoding NUDIX hydrolase: protein MDYPLPLVTVDAVLLTLRAGVLEIALHQRDRDPFKNATALPGGVVHVDEDGDTEASIRRVLREKTGFEPRYLEQLQVFSGKDRDPRQWSLSVSYVALVPAAELEAATQADFRFVSVDALPPLAFDHAEIIAAAVARLRGKSSYSTLPFFLLPERFTLTELQHTYEAILQTRLEKSNFRRKMEAWGVLEATGEHVGGAQRPAQLYRLKGFTLFDRSVG, encoded by the coding sequence GTGGACTATCCACTGCCTCTCGTCACCGTCGACGCCGTCCTGCTCACCTTGCGGGCAGGCGTCCTGGAAATTGCCCTGCACCAGCGCGACCGCGATCCCTTCAAGAACGCCACGGCCTTGCCGGGCGGTGTGGTGCATGTGGACGAAGACGGCGACACCGAAGCCAGCATCCGCCGTGTCCTGCGGGAAAAGACTGGCTTTGAACCGCGCTACCTGGAACAGTTGCAGGTGTTCTCCGGCAAAGACCGCGACCCGCGACAATGGTCGCTGTCGGTCTCATACGTGGCGCTGGTGCCGGCAGCGGAATTGGAAGCCGCCACGCAAGCCGACTTCCGTTTCGTCAGTGTGGACGCACTGCCGCCGCTGGCGTTTGACCACGCCGAGATCATCGCCGCCGCGGTCGCCCGTCTGCGTGGCAAGTCCAGCTATTCCACCTTGCCGTTTTTCCTGCTGCCCGAACGCTTCACGCTGACGGAGCTTCAACACACCTACGAAGCGATCTTGCAGACACGGCTGGAAAAGTCGAACTTCCGTCGCAAGATGGAAGCATGGGGCGTGTTGGAAGCCACCGGCGAACATGTCGGGGGCGCGCAGCGGCCCGCGCAGTTGTATCGCCTGAAGGGCTTCACCTTGTTCGACCGTAGCGTCGGATAG
- a CDS encoding ATP-binding protein, translating to MRQMLVEDHGAPALEPQAAPRAASLLLHFLAVALLVCIAAGATLYLYWAFSNVVSNYRRHMNAAAYEAQHFFDQRESLLRSISASAVRNTNQDPISRTPTHFGKTGQVEVLPLQEGPDAYDWALVLTPRDLRRIAQANTRIVYSALRHASTVPVGSHDQPTSPGIPPSIQQWLALTLADVQTRAPTKGLPPIVWLHPPHDTVKRLFLFTPLDAVHPEAAWIGLEVHGVESAISAPRSGAGDYVLFDEKSRPVLRSAGADTANQALPHTTREDAFGLQGQGWLPNYLVLSKSVGEDGWRLVYYAPMAHVLRDNALAFQTAAIASLLLIITVLLRVRYIRRRLVLPALRQYEALADSVSLNRKLIEVAPVGLCLLRRSDRAVVLSNDMARRWFQGTPGWRTDILSSHGDEAGREHRLNDGRTAYLSFAPTTYRGEAVVLCGISDISALKRIEQSLLQAKRDAEAANQAKTVFLTTMSHEIRTPLYGILGTLELFSLTRVSGQQAQYLETIQQSSATLLRTINDTLDLSRIEAGHTVLERAPFSPVELLNNVVASFAARAHAKGVRSYAVANPDTPLAVIGDATRIRQILDNLANNAIKFTDSGQIVLRLKVNSRNRDSVDLCFQIADTGSGIAPEHQARLFEPYYQVDADNCVTLPGTGLGLSICRSLSDMMNGRLNAVSEPGLGTSITFEVRLPLAPEALETAPPELDNTVVYVQGAVPEIVHNLCDWLRRWGAVGLPYPANGVTPAEPAVLLQAWPHAQKIANWIGPQVIVHPPGLRPRVEDSHRNWFASAYSLVGIHHAVRLAQGGAARSTSFDPKAAPEVLGLKILVTEDNPISQLILREQLEHMGCTVVLAGNGQEALNLPDLMHFDAVLTDLNMPLVDGYELTRILRKRGYDRPVLGVTANAFPDEQRRGMSAGMTSLLVKPLPLTVLRQTLQTVKELRS from the coding sequence ATGCGTCAAATGCTGGTAGAAGACCATGGCGCTCCCGCCCTAGAACCCCAGGCCGCGCCGCGCGCCGCCTCATTGTTGCTGCACTTTCTTGCAGTGGCTCTGCTCGTCTGCATTGCAGCTGGCGCCACCCTTTACCTGTATTGGGCGTTCAGCAACGTGGTGTCCAACTACCGGCGCCACATGAATGCCGCGGCCTACGAAGCGCAACACTTCTTCGACCAGCGCGAATCCCTTTTGCGTTCCATCTCCGCATCCGCGGTACGCAACACCAATCAGGATCCCATCAGCAGAACCCCCACCCATTTCGGCAAAACAGGCCAGGTGGAAGTGTTGCCGCTGCAGGAAGGCCCGGACGCCTACGATTGGGCGCTGGTGCTGACCCCACGTGACTTGCGCCGCATTGCCCAAGCCAACACCCGCATCGTCTACAGCGCGCTGCGCCACGCCAGTACCGTGCCCGTGGGCTCGCATGACCAGCCCACCTCGCCGGGCATTCCCCCCTCCATACAGCAATGGCTCGCCCTGACCCTGGCCGACGTGCAGACTCGCGCGCCCACCAAGGGCCTGCCTCCCATCGTTTGGCTGCATCCGCCGCACGACACCGTCAAGCGCCTGTTCCTTTTCACGCCCCTGGATGCCGTGCACCCGGAGGCTGCCTGGATCGGCCTGGAAGTCCATGGCGTGGAATCCGCCATCAGCGCGCCACGCTCGGGCGCGGGCGACTACGTTCTGTTCGATGAGAAGAGCCGGCCGGTGCTGCGCAGCGCCGGCGCGGATACGGCCAACCAGGCCTTGCCGCACACCACGCGAGAAGATGCATTCGGCTTGCAGGGCCAGGGCTGGCTGCCCAACTACCTGGTACTGAGCAAGTCCGTCGGCGAAGATGGCTGGCGGCTGGTCTACTACGCGCCGATGGCGCACGTGTTGCGCGACAACGCGCTGGCCTTCCAGACGGCGGCCATCGCGTCCTTGTTGCTGATCATCACGGTCCTCTTGCGGGTGCGCTACATCCGCCGGCGCCTGGTGCTGCCCGCGCTGCGCCAATACGAGGCGCTGGCCGACAGCGTGTCGCTCAACCGCAAGCTGATCGAAGTGGCCCCTGTGGGCTTGTGCCTGTTGCGGCGCTCGGACCGCGCGGTCGTGCTGTCCAACGACATGGCGCGCCGCTGGTTCCAGGGCACGCCGGGCTGGCGCACCGACATCCTGTCATCCCACGGCGACGAGGCCGGCCGCGAACACCGGCTCAACGATGGCCGCACCGCGTACCTGAGCTTTGCCCCCACCACCTACCGTGGCGAAGCGGTGGTGCTGTGCGGCATCAGCGACATTTCCGCGTTGAAACGGATCGAGCAATCCTTGTTGCAGGCCAAGCGCGACGCCGAAGCCGCCAACCAGGCCAAGACGGTGTTCCTGACCACCATGAGCCACGAGATCCGCACGCCGCTCTACGGCATTCTCGGTACGCTTGAACTGTTCTCACTGACCCGCGTGAGCGGCCAGCAGGCGCAGTACCTTGAAACCATCCAGCAGTCGTCGGCCACGCTGTTGCGCACCATTAACGACACGCTGGATTTGTCCCGGATCGAGGCCGGCCACACCGTGCTCGAACGCGCGCCGTTTTCCCCCGTTGAACTCTTGAACAATGTCGTGGCCAGCTTCGCGGCGCGCGCACACGCCAAAGGCGTGCGCAGCTATGCCGTGGCCAACCCGGATACCCCCCTGGCCGTGATTGGCGACGCCACGCGCATCCGCCAGATTCTCGACAACCTGGCCAACAACGCCATCAAGTTCACCGATTCCGGGCAGATCGTGTTGCGCCTGAAGGTCAACAGCCGCAACCGTGACAGCGTCGACCTGTGTTTCCAGATTGCCGACACCGGCTCGGGCATCGCGCCGGAACATCAGGCCCGCTTGTTCGAGCCCTACTACCAGGTGGACGCCGACAACTGCGTGACGCTGCCTGGCACCGGCCTGGGCTTGTCGATCTGCCGAAGCCTGTCCGACATGATGAACGGCAGGCTCAACGCCGTCAGCGAACCCGGCCTGGGCACCAGCATCACCTTCGAGGTCCGCTTGCCGCTGGCGCCCGAAGCGCTTGAGACCGCGCCCCCCGAGCTCGACAACACGGTCGTCTACGTCCAAGGCGCGGTGCCGGAAATCGTTCACAACCTGTGCGACTGGTTGCGGCGCTGGGGCGCCGTCGGGCTGCCCTACCCCGCCAACGGCGTGACGCCTGCCGAACCCGCGGTGTTGCTGCAGGCGTGGCCGCATGCGCAGAAGATCGCCAACTGGATCGGCCCGCAGGTCATCGTCCACCCGCCGGGCCTGCGCCCCCGGGTCGAGGACAGCCACCGCAACTGGTTCGCCAGCGCCTACAGCCTGGTCGGCATCCACCACGCGGTGCGCCTGGCCCAGGGCGGCGCGGCGCGCAGCACGTCATTCGATCCCAAGGCAGCGCCTGAAGTGTTGGGCCTGAAGATATTGGTCACGGAAGACAACCCCATCAGCCAATTGATTCTGCGTGAACAGCTTGAGCACATGGGTTGCACCGTGGTGTTGGCCGGCAACGGCCAGGAAGCGTTGAACCTGCCCGACCTGATGCACTTCGACGCCGTGCTGACTGACCTGAACATGCCCCTGGTCGACGGCTACGAACTCACGCGCATTTTGCGAAAGCGCGGCTATGACAGGCCCGTTCTTGGGGTCACGGCCAACGCCTTTCCCGACGAGCAGCGGCGAGGCATGAGCGCGGGCATGACCAGCCTGCTGGTCAAGCCGCTGCCGCTGACCGTCCTGCGTCAAACGCTGCAAACGGTTAAAGAACTCCGGAGTTGA
- a CDS encoding ankyrin repeat domain-containing protein, with protein MLGALGSQAGAAVNPAAQLREAAAQGDATRVRELLAQGVPLDGRDGEGNTALLRATQANQVETARVLIEAGADVNAQNRLQDSAYLLAGAQGYREILELTLRHGADLRSTNRYGGTALIPACERGHVDVVRTLLQAGVDPNHVNRLGWTGLLEAIILSDGGPRHQAIVALLIAAGADVNLANREGRSPLQHARQRGQAEIVQLLERAQAR; from the coding sequence ATGCTGGGCGCCCTGGGCTCACAAGCCGGCGCCGCCGTAAACCCGGCCGCGCAGTTGCGGGAAGCCGCCGCGCAAGGCGACGCCACGCGCGTGCGCGAATTATTGGCGCAGGGCGTGCCGCTGGATGGGCGCGATGGGGAGGGCAACACGGCCCTGTTGCGCGCGACGCAAGCCAACCAGGTGGAAACGGCGCGCGTGCTGATCGAGGCGGGCGCGGACGTGAACGCGCAGAACCGCCTGCAGGACAGCGCCTACCTGCTGGCCGGCGCCCAGGGGTATCGCGAGATTCTTGAATTGACCTTGCGCCATGGCGCTGATCTGCGCAGCACCAACCGGTATGGCGGCACGGCGCTGATTCCGGCCTGCGAGCGCGGGCATGTGGATGTGGTACGGACGCTGCTGCAAGCGGGCGTCGACCCGAATCATGTGAACCGGCTGGGGTGGACGGGGCTGCTCGAGGCCATCATTCTGAGCGACGGCGGCCCGCGGCATCAGGCGATTGTGGCGTTGCTGATCGCGGCCGGCGCCGATGTGAATCTGGCCAATCGCGAAGGCCGTAGCCCCTTGCAGCACGCCCGGCAGCGCGGCCAGGCAGAAATTGTGCAACTGCTGGAACGCGCGCAGGCGCGCTGA
- a CDS encoding SURF1 family protein has protein sequence MAAVKDSTSSDSPRKPRSKTTLVILGVVAAVLFAGLCALGTWQVHRLAWKQELISQVQQRAHAPTAPAPGKPDWRGLTAGNAEYRHVTATGTYQYDRQTLVQAATELGSGYWVMTPLQLANGGGTVLVNRGFVLPQWRKNQAASPPPPAAEARVTGLLRMGEPGSGFLRNNDPAANLWYSRDLPGIATARGLTDVAPYFIDADAASSPSRDPAQAPVGGLTVLTFPNNHLVYAITWYALALMIIVGVVIFVREEKRGRGKG, from the coding sequence ATGGCAGCAGTAAAAGACTCCACAAGCAGCGACTCCCCCCGTAAACCGCGCAGCAAAACCACCCTGGTCATTCTGGGGGTGGTTGCTGCCGTGCTCTTCGCGGGTTTGTGCGCCCTGGGCACCTGGCAGGTGCATCGCCTGGCCTGGAAGCAAGAGCTGATCTCGCAGGTGCAGCAGCGCGCGCACGCGCCCACCGCACCAGCGCCGGGCAAGCCGGACTGGCGTGGCCTGACCGCCGGCAACGCTGAATACCGCCACGTGACGGCAACCGGTACCTACCAGTACGACCGCCAGACGCTGGTGCAGGCGGCCACCGAACTGGGCAGCGGCTATTGGGTCATGACCCCCTTGCAACTGGCCAATGGCGGCGGCACGGTGCTGGTCAACCGGGGTTTCGTGCTGCCGCAGTGGCGCAAGAATCAGGCGGCTTCCCCCCCGCCGCCCGCCGCCGAGGCCCGCGTCACCGGGCTGCTGCGCATGGGCGAGCCGGGCAGCGGTTTCCTGCGCAACAACGATCCGGCCGCCAACCTCTGGTATTCGCGTGACTTGCCGGGCATCGCCACGGCGCGCGGCCTGACGGACGTAGCGCCCTACTTCATCGATGCCGACGCCGCGTCCAGCCCCAGCCGCGACCCGGCCCAGGCGCCCGTAGGCGGTCTGACCGTATTGACCTTCCCGAACAATCACCTGGTCTATGCCATTACCTGGTATGCCCTGGCGCTGATGATCATTGTTGGCGTGGTGATCTTCGTGCGCGAAGAAAAGCGCGGGCGCGGCAAGGGCTGA